From the genome of Macadamia integrifolia cultivar HAES 741 unplaced genomic scaffold, SCU_Mint_v3 scaffold281, whole genome shotgun sequence, one region includes:
- the LOC122067285 gene encoding uncharacterized protein LOC122067285 → MFKLQFYERTIMSDPSVFKRLFVSFKACVDGFLNGCRPFIGVDGCHLKGTYGGVLLAAVTVDGNKGLFPIAYCVVECECKESWNFFLCNLYIMLQSVNYVSPITFMSDKQKGLCDAISNTFRGCHHRWCSRHLYQNFKSLHPGVLLRKHFWRVAKASNQFYFDKAMNDMKATKKEAFDWLSRNTPNMWTRHFSCKSDHITNSMTESFNQWIGLYRGKPILTLIDEIKKKLMNKM, encoded by the exons ATGTTCAAACTTCAATTTTATGAGAGGACCATAATGTCAGATCCCTCTGTGTTTAAAAGGCTATTTGTTAGTTTTAAGGCATGTGTAGATGGCTTTTTGAATGGGTGCAGACCCTTTATTGGGGTAGATGGCTGTCATCTAAAGGGAACATATGGAGGTGTTTTGTTGGCTGCAGTGACTGTTGATGGGAATAAAGGATTGTTCCCAATTGCATATTGTGTGGTAGAATGTGAATGCAAAGAGAGTTGGAACTTCTTCCTCTGCAATTTATATATCATGCTACAATCAGTCAATTATGTTAGTCCCATCACTTTCATGTCTGATAAACAAAAG GGACTATGTGATGCTATCTCCAATACATTCCGGGGATGTCATCATAGATGGTGTAGTAGACATCTATATCAAAATTTCAAGTCACTGCATCCTGGTGTATTGTTGAGAAAGCATTTTTGGAGGGTAGCAAAGGCATCAAATCAGTTTTACTTTGACAAAGCAATGAATGACATGAAAGCCACCAAAAAAGAAGCTTTTGATTGGTTGAGtaggaatactccaaatatgTGGACAAGGCATTTCAGCTGCAAATCTGATCATATCACTAATAGTATGACAGAATCATTTAACCAGTGGATTGGACTATATAGAGGAAAACCAATACTAACTTTGATTGATGAGATCAAGAAGAAACTGATGAACAAGATGTAA